The following are encoded together in the Aureibacillus halotolerans genome:
- a CDS encoding RraA family protein — protein MKHTAPLLPETIIERAKKLNSTLISDALGNTGSMDYKVKPVSPEFKVVGTALTVDMRAGDNLFLHQGIYSGSEGYVLVADGKGHTENAYLGELMVGAAKAMGLEGIVIDGLVRDKEALSEIGLPVFAKGFIPNGPFKNGPGDINTAISCAGVTVVPGDLIVGDADGVVVVPKDKIEDALTKAEAKVTYEEKRLQAIASYEQLRKEQGVSEEDISRIAPDWLAEKMKQYGY, from the coding sequence ATGAAGCATACAGCACCGCTTTTACCAGAAACAATCATTGAAAGAGCTAAAAAGTTAAATTCAACACTGATCTCAGATGCACTCGGCAATACAGGGTCGATGGATTATAAAGTAAAGCCTGTGTCTCCAGAGTTTAAAGTGGTCGGGACCGCTTTAACCGTTGACATGAGAGCTGGCGACAATTTGTTTTTGCATCAAGGCATCTATAGTGGCAGCGAAGGGTATGTGCTTGTCGCGGATGGCAAAGGGCATACAGAGAACGCCTATCTTGGAGAGCTAATGGTGGGAGCTGCGAAAGCGATGGGGCTCGAAGGCATCGTTATTGATGGTCTCGTCCGTGATAAAGAAGCGCTGAGTGAGATTGGCTTACCTGTTTTTGCGAAGGGATTCATTCCAAACGGTCCTTTCAAAAATGGTCCGGGAGACATTAATACAGCCATTTCATGTGCAGGAGTGACGGTCGTCCCAGGTGATTTAATTGTTGGGGATGCGGACGGCGTGGTGGTCGTTCCAAAGGATAAAATTGAGGATGCTCTCACGAAAGCGGAAGCAAAAGTAACGTATGAAGAAAAACGTCTGCAAGCCATTGCTAGTTATGAGCAATTGAGAAAAGAACAAGGCGTTAGTGAGGAGGACATTTCTCGCATCGCACCGGATTGGCTTGCGGAAAAAATGAAACAATATGGGTACTAG